The following are from one region of the Roseobacter fucihabitans genome:
- a CDS encoding SDR family oxidoreductase, with translation MKSIIITGASSGIGHATAKVFLDAGWRVGLIARRADRLEALADQYDTAVPLPADVSDANGMQAAFEAFGHIDVLFNNAGLFGPSATIDEITLEDWAQVMQVNIGGMFIAARLAFMKMRAQDPQGGRIINNGSLSAHVPRPNSVCYTTTKHAVTGLTKTLSLDGRSFNIACGQIDIGNAETDLLRQLKASQPGTETMDVGNAARSVLHMAEMPTEANVQFMTVMATRMPYIGRG, from the coding sequence ATGAAATCGATCATCATTACAGGGGCCAGTTCGGGGATTGGGCATGCCACCGCCAAGGTGTTTTTGGACGCCGGTTGGCGCGTCGGTCTGATCGCGCGCCGTGCGGATCGGTTGGAGGCTTTGGCGGATCAATATGACACAGCTGTGCCGTTGCCAGCCGATGTGAGCGACGCGAACGGCATGCAGGCTGCTTTTGAGGCTTTCGGGCATATCGACGTTCTGTTCAACAATGCTGGTTTGTTTGGGCCATCGGCCACCATTGATGAGATCACGTTGGAGGATTGGGCGCAGGTGATGCAGGTCAACATCGGCGGTATGTTCATTGCGGCCCGCCTGGCCTTTATGAAGATGCGCGCGCAGGACCCCCAGGGCGGGCGGATCATCAACAACGGATCATTGTCCGCGCATGTGCCACGGCCCAATTCGGTCTGTTACACCACGACGAAACATGCGGTGACCGGCCTTACCAAGACGCTGTCTCTGGATGGGCGGTCGTTCAATATTGCCTGCGGTCAAATCGACATCGGTAACGCAGAGACGGATTTGCTCAGGCAGCTTAAGGCGTCGCAACCGGGGACAGAGACAATGGATGTGGGCAATGCCGCGCGCTCTGTCCTGCATATGGCTGAGATGCCGACAGAGGCGAATGTGCAATTCATGACCGTCATGGCGACGCGTATGCCCTATATCGGGCGGGGCTGA
- a CDS encoding ABC transporter ATP-binding protein, protein MNASDISGRQATAAPAASAAIELKGISKAFGPVQANKDISIRVMPGTIHGIIGENGAGKSTLMSILYGFYKADRGEIFIGGKKTEIPDSQAAIAAGIGMVFQHFKLVENFTVLENIILGAEDGRLLRPSLAKARKTLLELEHEYGLNVDPDAVIEDLGVGMQQRVEILKALYRQADILILDEPTGVLTPAEADQLFRILDRLRAEGKTIILITHKLREIMEATDTVSVMRRGEMTATVKTAETSPAELAELMVGRKVLLRVDKTPATPGKVVLDIKGLRVVDEKGVERLKGIDLQVRAGEILGIAGVAGNGQSELLEVLGGYATGTGVIQVNGQPLDLNGKLADGRARRARSIAHVPEDRQREGLIMDFSAWENTAFGYHRDPGYQSGLLLNNAAIRADTEAKMGRFDVRPPNPALAAKNFSGGNQQKIVLAREIERNPDLLLVGQPTRGVDIGAIEFIHQQIVALRDKGKAILLVSVELEEILALSDRVAVMFDGHIMGERLSSETDEKELGLLMAGVGA, encoded by the coding sequence ATGAACGCCAGTGACATTTCGGGGCGGCAGGCAACTGCCGCTCCTGCCGCCTCTGCGGCCATCGAACTCAAGGGCATTTCCAAGGCCTTTGGACCCGTTCAGGCCAATAAGGACATCTCGATCCGGGTGATGCCCGGCACGATCCACGGCATCATCGGCGAGAATGGCGCGGGTAAATCGACGCTGATGTCGATCCTTTATGGCTTTTACAAAGCCGACCGCGGCGAAATTTTCATTGGCGGCAAAAAGACCGAGATCCCCGACAGTCAGGCGGCCATTGCTGCAGGCATCGGCATGGTGTTCCAGCACTTCAAGCTGGTTGAAAATTTCACCGTGCTCGAGAATATCATTCTGGGGGCCGAAGACGGCAGGCTCCTGCGCCCCTCGCTCGCCAAGGCGCGCAAAACGTTGCTGGAATTGGAGCACGAATACGGGCTGAATGTGGACCCGGATGCAGTGATCGAAGACCTCGGCGTCGGCATGCAACAGCGCGTGGAAATCCTCAAGGCGCTCTACCGGCAGGCCGATATCCTGATCCTCGATGAGCCCACAGGCGTGTTGACCCCGGCCGAGGCGGATCAGCTGTTCCGCATTCTGGACCGGCTGCGCGCTGAGGGTAAAACCATCATCCTGATCACGCATAAGCTGCGCGAAATCATGGAAGCCACCGATACGGTCAGCGTCATGCGGCGCGGCGAAATGACCGCGACGGTCAAGACGGCGGAAACCTCTCCGGCGGAACTGGCGGAATTGATGGTGGGCCGCAAGGTCCTGTTACGCGTGGATAAAACACCCGCAACGCCCGGTAAGGTCGTGCTGGATATCAAAGGCCTGCGCGTGGTCGATGAGAAGGGCGTTGAGCGCCTTAAGGGCATTGATTTGCAGGTTCGTGCAGGCGAAATCCTGGGCATCGCGGGCGTGGCTGGCAACGGGCAATCCGAACTGCTGGAAGTGCTGGGCGGCTATGCCACCGGCACAGGCGTTATTCAGGTCAACGGCCAGCCGCTGGATCTGAACGGCAAGCTTGCGGATGGGCGCGCGCGACGGGCGCGCAGCATTGCGCATGTCCCCGAGGACCGTCAGCGCGAAGGGCTGATCATGGATTTTTCCGCCTGGGAGAATACGGCCTTTGGCTATCACCGCGATCCAGGGTATCAATCCGGATTACTGCTGAACAATGCCGCGATCCGCGCGGATACCGAGGCCAAAATGGGGCGCTTTGACGTGCGCCCGCCCAACCCGGCACTGGCCGCCAAGAATTTCTCCGGCGGAAACCAGCAGAAAATCGTCCTGGCCCGTGAGATTGAACGCAACCCGGATCTGTTGCTGGTGGGGCAACCGACGCGGGGTGTGGACATTGGCGCGATCGAGTTCATCCACCAACAGATCGTCGCCCTGCGCGACAAGGGCAAGGCCATCCTGCTGGTGTCGGTGGAGTTGGAAGAAATCCTCGCGCTTTCGGACCGCGTGGCGGTGATGTTCGATGGGCATATCATGGGCGAGCGGTTGTCTTCTGAAACCGACGAAAAAGAACTGGGGCTGCTAATGGCCGGTGTGGGGGCTTAG
- the greA gene encoding transcription elongation factor GreA, with protein sequence MDKIPMTRKGHDDLEAELKKLKTVERPAIIQAIAEAREHGDLSENAEYHSAREKHSFIEGRVKELEGVLGLAEVIDPSKMSGTIKFGATVTLVDEDTDQEKTWQIVGEHEASVEKGLLNIKSPIARALIGKDEGDSVNVRTPGGEKSYEVLKIVYA encoded by the coding sequence ATGGACAAAATCCCAATGACCCGAAAGGGCCACGACGATCTGGAAGCGGAACTCAAGAAGTTGAAAACCGTGGAACGCCCCGCCATCATTCAGGCGATCGCCGAGGCACGTGAGCATGGTGATCTGTCCGAGAACGCAGAGTATCATTCCGCGCGCGAAAAACACTCCTTCATCGAAGGTCGGGTCAAGGAGTTGGAGGGCGTGCTTGGTCTGGCTGAGGTCATTGATCCCTCCAAAATGTCCGGCACCATCAAATTCGGCGCAACCGTCACGCTGGTGGATGAAGACACCGATCAGGAAAAAACCTGGCAGATCGTAGGCGAACATGAGGCCAGCGTCGAAAAAGGTCTGTTGAACATAAAATCGCCGATTGCGCGCGCCCTGATTGGCAAGGACGAAGGCGATAGCGTAAATGTGCGCACCCCGGGTGGTGAGAAATCCTATGAGGTGCTTAAAATCGTCTATGCCTGA
- a CDS encoding electron transfer flavoprotein-ubiquinone oxidoreductase, with protein sequence MSENERETMEYDVVIVGAGPAGLSAAIRLKQLNADCDVVVLEKGSEVGAHILSGAVLDPVGLDALIPDWKAKGAPLNVPVIEDKFYMLGEAGQIRIPNAPMPPLMNNHGNYIVSMGNVCRWMAEQAEELGVEIFPGMSCSELVYGEQGEVKGVVAGEFGKNSDGTKGDGYEPGMELHGKYVFLSEGVRGSLSKQVIDKYDLSAGHEPQKYGLGMKEIWEIDPAKHKEGSVTHTMGWPLNGNAGGGSFIYHLEKNQVYVGFVVHLNYKNPHLFPYMEFQRFKHHPIVANLLEGGKRIAYGARAISEGGFQSMPKMVAPGVALLGCSVGMVNVPRIKGNHNAMLSGIAAAEAAMEAIKHDRSGDELSAYEVEVRNGLIGSDLRKVRNVKPLWSKYGLTASLMMGGLDMWTNTLGFSFLGTLGHGKSDAEATEEASKHAPIDYPKPDGKLSFDRLTNVAFSFTNHEESQPAHLTLRDASVPVNINLPKFAGPSARYCPAGVYEFVEEAGKDTRFVINFQNCVHCKTCDIKDPAQNIVWTTPQGGDGPNYPNM encoded by the coding sequence ATGTCCGAGAACGAACGTGAAACCATGGAATACGACGTTGTCATCGTGGGTGCTGGCCCGGCCGGGCTGTCGGCCGCCATTCGCCTCAAGCAGTTGAATGCGGATTGCGACGTGGTCGTGCTGGAAAAGGGCTCCGAAGTGGGCGCGCATATCCTGTCGGGTGCTGTGCTCGATCCGGTGGGTCTTGATGCGCTGATCCCGGATTGGAAAGCGAAGGGCGCACCGCTGAATGTGCCGGTGATTGAGGATAAATTCTACATGCTGGGCGAGGCGGGGCAGATTCGCATTCCCAATGCGCCGATGCCACCGCTGATGAACAACCATGGCAATTACATCGTCTCAATGGGTAATGTGTGCCGCTGGATGGCTGAACAGGCCGAAGAGCTGGGCGTTGAGATTTTCCCCGGCATGTCCTGTTCGGAGCTGGTGTACGGCGAGCAGGGCGAGGTCAAAGGCGTCGTGGCAGGTGAGTTCGGCAAGAACTCTGATGGCACGAAAGGCGATGGCTATGAGCCGGGCATGGAGCTGCATGGCAAATACGTTTTCCTCTCCGAGGGCGTGCGCGGCAGCCTGTCCAAACAGGTGATCGACAAATACGACCTCTCCGCCGGGCATGAGCCACAGAAATACGGTCTTGGCATGAAAGAGATCTGGGAGATTGACCCCGCCAAGCACAAGGAAGGCTCCGTCACCCACACGATGGGTTGGCCTTTGAATGGCAATGCGGGGGGTGGGTCTTTCATCTACCACCTTGAGAAAAATCAGGTTTATGTCGGCTTTGTGGTGCATCTGAACTACAAGAACCCGCATCTGTTCCCCTATATGGAGTTCCAGCGTTTCAAGCATCACCCCATCGTGGCGAACCTGCTGGAGGGGGGCAAGCGCATCGCTTACGGCGCGCGCGCGATCTCCGAGGGCGGGTTTCAGTCGATGCCGAAAATGGTGGCACCCGGCGTAGCACTCTTGGGGTGTTCGGTGGGCATGGTCAACGTGCCGCGCATCAAGGGTAACCATAACGCAATGCTCTCGGGGATCGCGGCGGCAGAAGCTGCGATGGAGGCCATCAAGCATGACCGCAGCGGTGATGAGCTGAGCGCCTATGAGGTCGAGGTTCGCAACGGCCTGATCGGCAGCGATCTGCGTAAGGTGCGCAACGTCAAACCGCTCTGGTCGAAATATGGCCTGACGGCGAGCCTTATGATGGGCGGGCTGGACATGTGGACCAACACGCTCGGGTTTTCATTCCTCGGCACGCTGGGACACGGCAAATCGGACGCGGAAGCGACCGAGGAGGCGTCCAAACATGCGCCCATCGATTATCCGAAACCAGATGGCAAACTGTCTTTTGACCGGCTGACTAATGTCGCGTTTTCCTTCACCAACCACGAGGAAAGCCAGCCTGCACACCTGACCCTCCGGGACGCGTCGGTGCCGGTGAACATCAACTTGCCGAAATTTGCAGGCCCCTCGGCGCGTTATTGCCCAGCGGGTGTTTATGAGTTCGTGGAAGAAGCCGGCAAGGACACGCGCTTCGTGATCAATTTTCAAAATTGCGTGCATTGCAAAACCTGTGATATCAAGGATCCGGCGCAAAACATCGTTTGGACCACACCGCAAGGTGGAGACGGGCCAAATTACCCCAACATGTAG
- a CDS encoding VOC family protein — MVAMLEHANVTVSDNDATAAWMCDLFGWHIRWKGAAIDGGQSIHVGTETQYLALYTPGKGITPKPDSYQTNGGLNHIAVTVEDIDAAEQAIKVAGFTTVNHADYEPGRRFYFHDHDNIEYEVVQYD; from the coding sequence ATGGTCGCGATGCTCGAACACGCAAATGTCACGGTCTCGGACAATGACGCGACGGCGGCGTGGATGTGTGATCTGTTTGGGTGGCACATCCGTTGGAAAGGGGCCGCGATAGATGGCGGTCAATCCATCCATGTCGGAACAGAGACGCAGTACCTGGCGCTTTATACGCCCGGCAAAGGCATCACGCCAAAACCTGACAGTTACCAGACAAACGGCGGGCTCAATCATATCGCCGTGACGGTTGAGGATATCGATGCGGCGGAGCAGGCGATAAAGGTGGCGGGTTTCACGACCGTCAATCACGCCGATTATGAGCCCGGTCGCCGGTTTTATTTCCATGACCACGACAATATCGAATACGAGGTCGTGCAATACGATTAG
- the soxR gene encoding redox-sensitive transcriptional activator SoxR, whose amino-acid sequence MALHDGLSIGALADRTGLAVSAIRYYEAQGLIKPWRNAGGQRRFERSDLRRLSFVMIAQQFGFTLPQIRAELDRLPGGRTPTKADWAKISAGFRASLDQKIDTLTRMRDNLDGCIGCGCLSLPNCALYNPTDKAREKGQGPRYLMGDRPET is encoded by the coding sequence ATGGCACTGCATGACGGGCTTTCCATTGGTGCGCTGGCGGATCGGACCGGTTTGGCCGTATCGGCCATTCGCTATTACGAGGCGCAGGGCTTGATCAAACCCTGGCGTAACGCGGGCGGGCAACGTCGGTTTGAACGCTCCGATCTGCGTCGCCTGAGCTTTGTGATGATCGCGCAGCAGTTCGGATTTACCCTGCCACAGATTCGCGCCGAACTGGATCGGTTGCCCGGCGGGCGCACCCCAACCAAGGCGGATTGGGCAAAAATCAGCGCGGGGTTTCGCGCCAGTCTCGACCAAAAGATCGACACCCTGACCCGCATGCGGGACAATCTGGACGGCTGCATCGGCTGTGGCTGCCTCAGCCTGCCCAATTGTGCGCTCTATAACCCCACGGACAAAGCGCGCGAAAAAGGGCAGGGACCGCGGTATCTGATGGGGGATCGCCCGGAAACGTAA
- a CDS encoding ABC transporter permease: protein MEVMPKWAEVTLVPLISLLLAAILSALVILAIGEDPVAAVKLMVTGALGSTYGWGYTLYYATNFLFTGLAVSVAFHAGLFNIGGEGQAMLGGLGVALACLLIPWPHWTLALLGATLAAALFGAAWAAIPAFLQAKRGSHIVITTIMFNFIGAAVLNYVLVNLMRPAGSMDPATARFPEAVHLPTLHDILAPLGISFSKAAPANVTFLIALIACVLVWFLLWRTWLGYEIRSYGKSEPAAKYGGISPTAITMIAMLISGALAGMMAINNVMGEAERLVLNAVEGAGFIGIAVALMGRSHPFGVFLAAILFGFLYQGGAELALWTNIPRELIVVIQALVILFTGALDNMVRMPLERLFLMMRRGNS from the coding sequence ATGGAAGTGATGCCAAAATGGGCCGAGGTGACCCTCGTACCGCTGATCTCGTTGCTGCTGGCCGCGATCCTGTCGGCGCTGGTGATCCTCGCCATTGGGGAGGACCCTGTTGCAGCGGTGAAGCTGATGGTCACGGGTGCCCTGGGCAGCACCTATGGCTGGGGCTACACGCTTTATTACGCGACGAACTTTCTGTTTACCGGGCTGGCGGTTTCCGTGGCCTTTCACGCGGGGCTTTTCAATATTGGCGGCGAGGGGCAGGCGATGCTGGGGGGGCTCGGCGTGGCGCTGGCCTGCCTGCTGATCCCCTGGCCGCATTGGACGCTGGCGCTGCTCGGCGCGACACTGGCGGCAGCGCTTTTTGGGGCGGCATGGGCGGCGATCCCGGCCTTCCTACAGGCCAAACGTGGCAGCCATATCGTCATCACCACCATCATGTTCAACTTCATCGGCGCGGCTGTTTTGAACTATGTGCTGGTGAACCTGATGCGCCCGGCGGGCAGCATGGATCCGGCCACCGCGCGCTTTCCCGAAGCCGTTCACCTGCCCACCCTGCACGACATCCTCGCCCCCCTCGGCATCAGTTTCTCCAAAGCCGCCCCGGCCAATGTGACCTTCCTGATCGCCCTCATCGCCTGTGTGCTGGTGTGGTTTTTGCTGTGGCGGACGTGGCTCGGGTATGAAATCCGCAGCTATGGAAAATCCGAACCGGCGGCAAAATACGGCGGCATTTCCCCCACTGCGATCACGATGATCGCCATGCTGATTTCCGGTGCCTTGGCGGGCATGATGGCGATCAACAACGTCATGGGCGAGGCCGAACGCCTTGTCCTCAACGCGGTGGAGGGCGCGGGTTTCATCGGCATCGCCGTGGCGCTCATGGGGCGCAGCCACCCGTTTGGCGTCTTCCTTGCGGCGATCCTCTTTGGGTTCCTCTATCAGGGCGGCGCGGAACTCGCACTCTGGACCAACATCCCGCGCGAATTGATCGTGGTCATTCAGGCGCTTGTGATCCTCTTTACCGGCGCGCTGGATAACATGGTGCGCATGCCGCTGGAGCGCCTGTTTCTGATGATGCGCCGGGGGAACAGCTGA
- a CDS encoding sulfite exporter TauE/SafE family protein, which yields MQIYLPIAELSVNAFLLLGLGGIVGVLSGMFGVGGGFLMTPLLFMIGIPPAVAVATEANQIVASSFSGVLAHLKRKTVDLKMGTVLLVGGLVGAGLGVIVFNYLKAQGQVDLLVKLCYVVFLGVIGGLMFIESLNAIRNTKAGKAPVRKKHNWIHGLPFKMRFRVSGLYISVIPPLLVGVSVGILAAIMGVGGGFIMVPAMIYLLGMPTKVVVGTSLFQIIFVTAFTTLLHATTNFTVDIVLAVLLLVGGVIGAQIGTRIGVKMKAEQLRIWLAVMVLAVCGKLALDLLLMPSELYSIGAASGH from the coding sequence ATGCAGATTTACCTTCCTATCGCCGAACTATCGGTAAACGCCTTTCTATTATTGGGGCTGGGAGGAATCGTCGGCGTTTTATCGGGCATGTTTGGTGTCGGCGGCGGCTTCCTGATGACGCCGCTTCTCTTCATGATCGGCATCCCGCCCGCGGTCGCGGTGGCGACTGAGGCAAACCAGATCGTGGCATCCTCCTTTTCCGGCGTCCTGGCGCATCTCAAACGTAAAACCGTCGACCTCAAGATGGGCACTGTCCTCCTTGTCGGCGGTCTCGTCGGGGCCGGATTGGGCGTCATCGTGTTCAACTATCTCAAGGCACAAGGCCAGGTCGACCTGCTGGTCAAGCTTTGCTACGTTGTGTTTCTGGGCGTGATCGGCGGGTTGATGTTCATCGAAAGCCTCAACGCGATCCGCAACACCAAGGCGGGCAAGGCCCCGGTGCGCAAGAAACATAATTGGATCCACGGTCTGCCCTTCAAAATGCGATTCCGCGTATCGGGTCTCTATATCTCTGTCATCCCCCCCCTTCTGGTCGGTGTTTCGGTTGGCATTCTGGCGGCCATCATGGGCGTGGGTGGCGGCTTCATCATGGTGCCTGCGATGATCTACCTCCTGGGCATGCCCACAAAGGTGGTGGTTGGGACCTCGCTGTTCCAGATCATCTTTGTGACCGCCTTCACCACGCTTTTACACGCCACAACCAACTTCACGGTGGACATCGTCCTGGCCGTCTTGCTGCTGGTGGGCGGTGTCATCGGTGCGCAGATCGGCACCCGCATTGGCGTGAAAATGAAGGCTGAACAGCTGCGCATCTGGCTTGCGGTCATGGTGCTCGCGGTCTGTGGCAAACTCGCGCTTGATCTGCTGCTGATGCCATCGGAGCTTTACTCCATCGGCGCGGCGTCGGGGCATTGA
- a CDS encoding TIGR02186 family protein: MSWRLFGVLLSVTLLLTTPIRAEEVVLGLSKDKVSITTSFDGSDILIFGAVKREEAIPDGPPLEVIVTVAGPSTPLTVRRKEKRLGIWVNVDAVEVDRAPSFYAVQTSGPLRDVLKDVEDLRHRISVPRAIRSVGAPATIQDSESFTEALIRIRSRSDLYQLREGAVTVSEQTLFRTAVRLPAALTEGDYATRIFLTRDGNVISSYETTIDVQKVGMERWLFELSRNQPLLYGLMSIGIAIAAGWGASAVFRIFRA; encoded by the coding sequence ATGTCATGGCGTCTCTTCGGTGTGCTGCTGAGCGTCACGCTTCTCCTCACCACTCCGATCCGAGCCGAGGAAGTCGTCCTTGGCCTCAGCAAGGATAAGGTGTCGATCACAACCAGCTTTGATGGCTCCGACATCCTGATTTTCGGGGCGGTCAAACGCGAAGAGGCGATCCCGGACGGCCCCCCCCTTGAGGTCATCGTGACCGTGGCTGGCCCCTCCACGCCCCTGACTGTGCGGCGCAAGGAAAAACGGCTCGGCATCTGGGTTAACGTAGATGCCGTGGAGGTCGACCGTGCCCCAAGCTTTTACGCCGTTCAAACCAGCGGCCCCCTGCGCGACGTGCTCAAAGACGTCGAAGACCTGCGCCACCGCATATCGGTTCCACGCGCCATTCGCTCGGTCGGGGCTCCGGCAACCATTCAGGATTCCGAGAGCTTTACCGAAGCCCTGATTCGTATCCGAAGTCGGTCCGATCTTTACCAACTACGTGAGGGTGCGGTTACCGTCAGCGAACAAACCCTGTTCCGCACCGCCGTGCGCCTGCCCGCAGCGCTGACCGAAGGCGATTATGCCACGCGCATTTTTCTGACCCGCGACGGCAACGTGATCTCGAGTTACGAAACGACCATCGACGTCCAAAAGGTCGGCATGGAGCGCTGGCTCTTTGAGCTCTCGCGCAACCAGCCGCTGCTCTATGGCCTGATGTCGATTGGGATCGCCATCGCCGCCGGTTGGGGTGCCTCCGCCGTCTTCCGTATTTTTCGGGCCTGA
- a CDS encoding BMP family protein, translating to MTLMQKFLGGAAGLALSAGAALAEPALIFDLGGKFDKSFNEAAFRGAERWAEETGGTFRDIELQSEAQREQALRRFAESGSNPIVMTGFAFGDALGQVASDYPDTDFVIIDMVVDAPNVRSVVFNEHEGSYLVGMMAAKASQSGTVGFIGGMDIPLIRKFACGYAQGVKAVNPDATVISNMTGSTPAAWNDPVKGSELTKAQISQGADVVYAAAGGTGVGVLQTAADEDILSIGVDSNQNHLHPGKVLTSMMKRVDNAVFQAMSDGPGMEKGFNVMGLANGGVGYAMDEFNADLVSADMQAAVDAAASQIAAGDLAVHDYTSDDSCPALSF from the coding sequence ATGACCCTTATGCAAAAATTCCTTGGCGGGGCGGCGGGCCTCGCGCTTTCTGCTGGTGCCGCACTGGCCGAACCTGCGCTGATCTTTGATCTGGGCGGCAAGTTCGATAAATCCTTCAATGAGGCCGCCTTTCGCGGCGCTGAGCGTTGGGCCGAAGAAACCGGCGGCACGTTCCGCGACATCGAGCTGCAATCCGAAGCACAGCGCGAACAGGCTCTGCGCCGTTTTGCCGAATCCGGCTCCAACCCCATCGTGATGACCGGCTTTGCCTTTGGCGATGCGTTGGGTCAGGTCGCGAGTGATTATCCAGACACCGACTTTGTGATCATCGACATGGTGGTGGATGCGCCCAACGTGCGCTCGGTTGTCTTCAACGAGCATGAAGGGTCCTACCTTGTCGGCATGATGGCGGCCAAAGCGTCGCAATCCGGCACCGTTGGATTCATCGGCGGCATGGACATTCCGCTGATCCGTAAATTTGCTTGTGGCTATGCACAGGGCGTCAAGGCTGTGAACCCGGACGCCACCGTGATCTCCAACATGACCGGCTCGACCCCCGCTGCATGGAATGATCCGGTTAAGGGATCGGAGCTGACCAAAGCGCAGATCAGCCAGGGCGCGGATGTGGTTTATGCAGCGGCCGGCGGTACCGGCGTTGGTGTTCTGCAAACCGCCGCGGATGAGGATATCCTGTCCATCGGTGTGGATAGCAACCAGAACCACCTGCATCCGGGCAAGGTCCTGACCTCCATGATGAAACGTGTCGACAATGCTGTTTTCCAGGCGATGTCCGACGGTCCGGGTATGGAAAAAGGATTTAACGTCATGGGCTTGGCCAATGGCGGTGTCGGATATGCCATGGACGAATTCAACGCCGACCTCGTAAGTGCAGATATGCAGGCCGCCGTGGACGCAGCCGCCAGCCAGATCGCGGCGGGTGATCTGGCCGTGCATGATTACACATCAGACGACAGCTGCCCTGCGCTGAGCTTCTAA
- a CDS encoding ABC transporter permease: MDFLTLIQLLDSTVRLATPLLLACLAGLFSERAGIFDIGLEGKMLAAAFFSAAIAALTGSVWIGLAAGIAASMAFSLLHGLASITFRGNQLISGVAINFLAAGLTVLIAQDWFSQGGRTPSLMGGARFEPITLPFADALASTPILGPIYAELISGHSILVYVAFAMVPLTWWILFRTRFGLRLRAVGENPAAVDTAGVSVVGLRYAAVMICGVLCGIAGAYLSTALQAGFVKDMSAGRGFIALAALIFAKWRPWYALYATLLFGLFGALETRPDIIQAVLGIKVQGALLGALPYVMTVIILAGFVGKAIPPRAGGQPYVKER; encoded by the coding sequence ATGGATTTCCTCACGCTGATCCAATTGCTCGACAGCACGGTGCGGCTGGCAACACCGCTGCTTCTGGCCTGTTTGGCGGGGCTTTTCTCGGAACGTGCGGGCATTTTCGACATCGGCCTTGAGGGCAAAATGCTGGCCGCGGCGTTCTTTTCCGCTGCCATTGCCGCGCTGACCGGGTCGGTCTGGATCGGCCTCGCGGCAGGAATTGCCGCCTCCATGGCCTTCAGCCTGCTGCACGGGCTGGCCTCCATCACCTTTCGCGGGAATCAATTGATCTCAGGCGTCGCGATCAATTTCCTCGCCGCTGGCCTCACCGTGCTGATTGCACAGGACTGGTTCAGCCAAGGCGGGCGCACCCCCTCTCTGATGGGCGGCGCGCGGTTCGAACCCATCACCCTGCCCTTTGCCGATGCGCTTGCCTCCACGCCCATTCTGGGGCCAATCTACGCGGAACTGATCTCCGGGCATTCGATCCTCGTCTATGTCGCCTTCGCCATGGTCCCACTGACCTGGTGGATCCTGTTTCGTACCCGCTTTGGCCTGCGCCTGCGCGCCGTTGGTGAAAACCCGGCAGCTGTGGATACCGCGGGCGTTTCCGTCGTGGGGTTGCGTTACGCGGCGGTGATGATCTGCGGCGTGCTCTGCGGTATTGCGGGCGCTTACCTGTCCACCGCGTTGCAGGCCGGTTTCGTCAAGGACATGTCCGCTGGGCGCGGTTTCATCGCACTTGCGGCTCTGATCTTCGCCAAATGGCGCCCCTGGTACGCCCTTTATGCCACCCTGCTTTTCGGCCTTTTCGGCGCACTTGAAACCCGCCCCGATATCATTCAGGCGGTACTGGGCATCAAGGTGCAGGGCGCATTGCTCGGCGCATTACCCTATGTGATGACGGTGATCATTCTGGCTGGTTTCGTCGGCAAGGCGATCCCGCCACGCGCGGGCGGGCAACCCTACGTCAAGGAACGCTGA